The region GGTGCCGACGGGGGTCATGATGGGCATCTCGCCCAGGAAGACCTCCTGCTCCACGATCATCTTCTCGCGGACCTCGCCGCCGCCCAGCTCCTCGTAGCGCACCAGGCGAAGGAGCGCCTTGAGGGACGCGGCGTAGGTCATGCCGCGCTCCTGGCACTCCTGGATGCTGTACTTCGGCGGGGTGAACGAATAGTTCACGAACTCCAGCTTCGTCAGCCCGTTCGGCGAGCTGATGGGGAAAACCTCCTGGAAAACCTCCTGGAGGCCCTGTCCCGCGCGCTCATCCGGCGGCACTTCCCACTGGAGAAAGTCATCGTAGGACTTGGTCTGAATCTCGATGAGGTCGGGGAGTTCGTACCGGTCCTGGATTTTGCCGAGCCCTTTGCGCTTCTGATAGGGGTGAGCAACAGCCATGCAGCGTCTCCTTAAAGTCGGGTTCGGAGGTCGTTTGGGGGCGCATATTTCCCGTTTTCAACGGTCTGCCGACCTGTTTCTCGCATAAAAGACAGACCTCCCCCGTTCGGGGTGCGGCCCAATAGCCTAACAAATCAAGATGCTATTGTCAAGAAGTTTACCCCTTTGTCTTTCACAGGTTTCCTTTGCGCCCCGAACCGTGACCCCGCCGGCTTCGGACAACCGGGAATCGCGGCGCGGGGAAAGGCTTGAACGGGTATGCAGACAAAACACCCCCACCGGATAATACGGGCATGGCCAGGGGCGTTCTTTCGTAAAAACAAGTGTTTTACTTGACAAGTATATTATTCACACCCCTTTGGTGAAAACAAAACCTCCACCACCATGCTCTTTGAACTACATTGGCGCCGACCCATTTTATTCCCGAACATTCGGTCACAGGGCGCGCCATGCGGCAAGGACCGAATACACCACCACGCCGAAGGCCGTGGCCACGTTCATGCTGTTCTTGTAGCCCTGCATGGGAATGCGGACCACCCCGTCGCATTGGGCAAGCACCCGCCCGTTGACGCCGTTCACCTCGTTTCCGAAAACCAGCGCGACGGGCCTGGGCCAGTCAAACGTGTGGTGGGGCACCGCGTCCTCGGTGGTCTCCACGGCGATGATGGGCACGCTCAGCGCCTTCAGGGCGGACACGCAGTCCCGGTTCCGCTCATAATAAGTCCAAGGCACATAGTCAAAGGCGCCCAGCGCCGTCTTGGCCAGTTTCGGATGGGGCGGGTGGGCGGTCATGCCGCAGAGGTGCATCCGCTCCACCGCGCAGGCGTCCGCCGTGCGGAAAATGGACCCCACGTTGAAGGCGCTGCGCAGGTTGTCCAGCATGATGTGCAGCGGGTTGCGCGGCAGGGCGGTGCGCAACTCCTGCGGCACTTGTGCATAATAGGGTTCAAGGTCGGGCATGGCTTTCAGGTCTCCCGGGCCGTGATTTTACCCCAACGGGCGCGGCGGACGCACCGAACCGCGCCGAAACCCATGGAAGGGCGCCCGCATGCGCGGCGGAATCCATCCCCTGCCGGTCGTTCCCGGCGAGCTCCTTCGGGCGCGGTTCATAGAGAGGCCCAACCGCTTTGTGGTGGTCTGCGAGACAGAGGCGGGCGGGCGGGTGTCGGCGCACATGCCCAATCCGGGACGCCTGCGCGAGCTGTTTCTGCCGGGCGCCCGGCTGCTGCTGGCAGCCCCGCCGAAGGAGAACCCGGCGCGGCGACCCACTGTGGTGGCGGTTTTGCGCGGTGTGCGCCCGGTGCTCCTGCACACCCAATGGAACAACCTGGTGGCGCGCTGCCTGCTGGAGCGGCGGCTGGTGCCCGGCTGGGAGGACCTGGAAGTGGTCCGCGCCGAGGTGCCGGTGGGACGCAGCCGCTTCGACTTTCTGCTTCACGGGCCCGGGGGCGACATGCTGGTGGAGGTGAAGTCCTGCACCCTCTTCGGGGCGGGCTCGGCCATGTTCCCCGACGCGGTGACGGAAAGGGGCCGGCGCCACCTGCTGGAGCTGGCGGAACTGTCCCGCGCGGGCCGGCGGTGCGGGGTGCTTTTTCTCGCGCACAGCCCGGATGTGGTCCGGTTCATGCCTGACTACCACACGGACCCGACCTTCAGCCAAACCCTCTGCGCTGTCCGGGACCATGTGGAAATTGCGCCCCTGTCCCTGTGCTGGCGCGGGGACCTGTCGCTGGACCCAAAACGGCTCAGGATGCTCCCGGTGCCGTGGGCGCATGTGGAGCGGGAGTCGGGGGACCGGGGCGCCTACTGGCTGATGTTGCGGCTCGACGGCGCCCGCACGGTGGGCGTGGGCGGGCTGGGTGAAGTCCCGCTGAAGGCGGGGCATTATCTGTATGTCGGGTCGGCCATGCGGGGACTGGAGGCGAGGATGGCCCGGCACCTGCGGAAACGGAAACGGTTCCACTGGCATGTGGATTACCTGAGGGAGGCGGCGGACCGGGCGGAATGCCTGGCGATACGGAGCGCGGCGCGGGAGGAATGCCGCATCGCGGCGGCGCTGGGCGAAGTGATGGAACCCGGCCCGGCGGGATTTGGGTCCAGCGACTGCCAGTGCGCCACGCACCTGTTTTACAGCCGGGAACACCCGCTGGACCGGCCGGAGACACACGCGGTGCTGGAACGGTTCAGAATGGCGGGACCCCCGGAGGGGGACCAGTATTAGACGGCGCCGGCGGCCTCGACCACCTCGGGCTTCTCCGGGGCGGCGGGGGCGGACAATTTCTCGCGGACCGCCGCGAGCAGGGCGACCGCGCCCTCGTTCTTGGTGAGCCGGCGGTCGTGCCAGCCCGGATAGGTAAGCAGGGTCACGCCGTAAATCTGGCGGACCGCCTCCACCCTGACCGCGGTTTCCGTGTCCGAGACGGGGGTCAGATCGATGGTGTACTTGATGCGGTGGGGCTGGGTCCACAGCACGCGGTGGGCGTCGGTGTAGGCCACAAAGGCGCCGCGCTTGTCGCGCGTATAAATGTCATAGCCCTGCTCGCGCAGCACCCCCTTCACCGTCTGCCAGGCATCCTCGAAAGGCGCCTGAACCGTGGTCTCCTCCTGCACGGCAAAACCGGTGGTGTCGCGGGCGGCGCGCGCGCATCCGGCGCCCACAAGCAGGCCCGGCACCAGCAGGACAACCAAAACTGTCGCGTAACGTGGCATGATTAGCCCTCCAGCATGTTGCGGCATTTTAGCACAGCGGGGGACATTCCGCAAAGCGAATCAAACCGGCCCGGCAGGCGTTATGGCATTCAAACCGGAAAGGCCCGCCAATCTGTGGACCATGACAGCAAAACACGCCTCCGCCCGGAGCTGGAACGCCTCCACCGGCGCTTCAACCGCCCGGAATGGATAGACCCGGACCCGCTCGCCGTGCTCGGGGACTACAGCGACCCGCCGGACCGGGAACTGGCCGGACTGGTGGCGGCCTCCCTCGCCTTTGGCGGGGTGCGGCAGATCATGGCGTCGGCGCGGACGGCGCTTGCGCCCTACCCCTCCCCCCACGCCGGCCTGCTTGCCGCGCAGCCCCGGGAAATCCGGCGCACGGCGGCGGGTTTCCGGCACCGCTATGTCTCGGGCGTGGAACTGGCCGCGCTGCTGCTTGGCGCGCGGCGCGTGCTGCTGGAGCATGGGAGCCTGGGCGGCCTTTTCACGGGCCTGGCGCGCCCCGAAGAGCGGGATTTTGTGCCGGCCCTGACCCGCTTCGCCGGGGTGCTGCGCGCGGCCTCGGGACTGGAAAAGAATTACCTTCTGCCCGACCCCGCAGGGGGAAGCGCCTGCAAGCGCTGGTTCCTGTATCTCCGCTGGATGGTCCGGCGGGACGCGGTGGACCCCGGACTGTGGCAGGAGGCGCCCGCGTCAAAGCTCATCGTGCCCATGGACCTGCACATGCACCGGATTTGCCTGCGGCTGGGATTCACGGCGCGCCGCGCGGCGGACCTGCGCGCGGCGCTGGAGGCGACGGCGGGTTTTCGGAGCGTCTGCCCGGAAGACCCGGTCCGCTATGA is a window of Candidatus Hydrogenedentota bacterium DNA encoding:
- a CDS encoding RNA methyltransferase; the encoded protein is MPDLEPYYAQVPQELRTALPRNPLHIMLDNLRSAFNVGSIFRTADACAVERMHLCGMTAHPPHPKLAKTALGAFDYVPWTYYERNRDCVSALKALSVPIIAVETTEDAVPHHTFDWPRPVALVFGNEVNGVNGRVLAQCDGVVRIPMQGYKNSMNVATAFGVVVYSVLAAWRAL
- a CDS encoding TIGR02757 family protein produces the protein MDHDSKTRLRPELERLHRRFNRPEWIDPDPLAVLGDYSDPPDRELAGLVAASLAFGGVRQIMASARTALAPYPSPHAGLLAAQPREIRRTAAGFRHRYVSGVELAALLLGARRVLLEHGSLGGLFTGLARPEERDFVPALTRFAGVLRAASGLEKNYLLPDPAGGSACKRWFLYLRWMVRRDAVDPGLWQEAPASKLIVPMDLHMHRICLRLGFTARRAADLRAALEATAGFRSVCPEDPVRYDFCLTRAAMHDPAALAPLFGAER
- the sfsA gene encoding DNA/RNA nuclease SfsA, which codes for MRGGIHPLPVVPGELLRARFIERPNRFVVVCETEAGGRVSAHMPNPGRLRELFLPGARLLLAAPPKENPARRPTVVAVLRGVRPVLLHTQWNNLVARCLLERRLVPGWEDLEVVRAEVPVGRSRFDFLLHGPGGDMLVEVKSCTLFGAGSAMFPDAVTERGRRHLLELAELSRAGRRCGVLFLAHSPDVVRFMPDYHTDPTFSQTLCAVRDHVEIAPLSLCWRGDLSLDPKRLRMLPVPWAHVERESGDRGAYWLMLRLDGARTVGVGGLGEVPLKAGHYLYVGSAMRGLEARMARHLRKRKRFHWHVDYLREAADRAECLAIRSAAREECRIAAALGEVMEPGPAGFGSSDCQCATHLFYSREHPLDRPETHAVLERFRMAGPPEGDQY